In one Nocardia tengchongensis genomic region, the following are encoded:
- a CDS encoding ester cyclase, translating into MSESNKALVQRFVNEFWSAGRLAAADELMAADVVIHAPEVGGIEGLKQFNTAVRTAFPDWHAAVEELLAEDDRVVERWTGHGTQLGEFQGIPATGRTVAVPGVVFYRVRDGRITEFRGSFDVFSMLGQLGALPEPEAQPVQ; encoded by the coding sequence ATGTCCGAATCGAACAAGGCACTGGTACAGCGCTTCGTCAACGAATTCTGGAGCGCGGGCCGGCTGGCGGCGGCCGATGAACTGATGGCCGCCGACGTCGTCATCCACGCCCCCGAGGTCGGCGGCATCGAGGGCTTGAAACAGTTCAACACCGCCGTGCGAACCGCCTTCCCCGATTGGCACGCGGCCGTGGAAGAGCTGCTGGCCGAGGACGATCGGGTGGTGGAACGCTGGACCGGGCACGGCACCCAGCTCGGCGAGTTCCAGGGCATCCCGGCGACCGGCCGCACGGTGGCGGTGCCCGGCGTCGTGTTCTACCGCGTCCGCGACGGCCGGATCACCGAATTCCGTGGATCTTTCGACGTGTTCAGCATGCTGGGCCAGCTGGGCGCGCTGCCGGAACCGGAGGCCCAGCCCGTTCAGTGA
- a CDS encoding ABC transporter permease: protein MVRDSAIVAYRNLLTILRVPTLLVTATIQPLMFVFLFAYIFGASLGGSQYREFLLAGIFTQTVAFNAAFTTVGLANDLHKGIIDRMRTLPMSRLAVLMGRTLSDLVVNILALAVMVACGYVVGWRINGAIMDAVLAFGVILLFAFAMSWVGAITGLMSPSVEVAQSAGLIWLFPLTFISSAFISGETLPGPLRTVAAWNPITAVSAAGRKLFGNGSPPSFTPATGWPADHCVEYSALCSLGILAIAVPMALLQYRKVASH, encoded by the coding sequence GTGGTGCGCGACAGCGCCATCGTCGCCTACCGCAACCTGCTCACCATCCTGCGCGTGCCCACCCTGCTGGTGACCGCGACCATCCAGCCGCTGATGTTCGTGTTCCTGTTCGCCTACATCTTCGGCGCGTCCCTGGGCGGCAGCCAGTACCGGGAGTTCCTGCTGGCCGGAATCTTCACCCAGACAGTCGCTTTCAACGCGGCGTTCACCACCGTCGGACTGGCCAACGATCTGCACAAGGGCATCATCGACCGGATGCGCACGCTGCCCATGTCGCGGCTGGCGGTGCTGATGGGCCGCACCCTGTCGGATCTGGTGGTCAACATTCTGGCGCTGGCGGTCATGGTGGCCTGCGGGTACGTGGTCGGCTGGCGGATCAACGGCGCGATCATGGACGCGGTGCTGGCGTTCGGGGTGATCCTGCTGTTCGCGTTCGCCATGTCGTGGGTCGGGGCGATCACCGGGCTGATGTCGCCCAGTGTCGAGGTGGCCCAGAGTGCCGGGCTCATCTGGCTTTTCCCGCTCACGTTCATCTCCTCGGCGTTCATCTCCGGGGAGACGCTGCCCGGCCCGCTGCGCACGGTCGCCGCCTGGAATCCGATCACCGCGGTGTCGGCGGCCGGGCGCAAACTGTTCGGCAACGGGTCGCCGCCCTCGTTCACCCCCGCCACCGGCTGGCCCGCCGACCACTGCGTCGAGTACTCGGCCCTGTGTTCGCTGGGCATCCTCGCGATCGCGGTGCCGATGGCGCTGCTGCAGTATCGCAAGGTCGCAAGTCACTGA
- a CDS encoding ATP-binding cassette domain-containing protein: MSLAVEVQGLVKYYGKVRVLDGIDLEIPCGTVMGLLGPNGAGKTTTVRIVTTLLRPSSGNVRVAGVDVLKHPARARTRIGLSGQYAAIDGNLSGFENLRMVARLYGMNHKDAAERATELLSVLGLEQAAGRRAGTYSGGMARRLDLAGALVCRPPVVVLDEPTTGLDPRGRLDMWRVIGELVDDGTTVLLTTQYLEEADLLADRITVIDRGRVIARGSADELKTSIGGDKLTVTLAAGQHPAPARRVLAGVGIGEPVFDEATDTLTVVVGDGTRTMVEALRRLDDAGVCVLDATVHRPSLDDVFLSLTGKSAEPRADLPVPESVQEEILS; encoded by the coding sequence ATGAGTCTGGCCGTGGAAGTCCAAGGGCTGGTGAAGTATTACGGCAAGGTGCGGGTGCTCGACGGGATCGATCTGGAGATCCCGTGCGGCACCGTGATGGGACTGCTCGGGCCCAACGGCGCGGGCAAGACCACCACCGTGCGCATCGTCACCACGCTCTTACGCCCGAGCTCGGGCAACGTGCGCGTCGCGGGCGTGGACGTGCTGAAGCATCCGGCGCGGGCCCGCACCCGAATCGGCCTGTCCGGGCAGTACGCGGCCATCGACGGCAACCTGTCCGGGTTCGAGAACCTGCGCATGGTGGCCCGGCTGTACGGCATGAACCACAAGGACGCCGCCGAGCGCGCCACCGAACTGCTCAGTGTGCTCGGCCTCGAACAGGCGGCCGGGCGACGGGCGGGCACCTACTCCGGCGGTATGGCGCGGCGGCTCGACCTGGCCGGCGCGCTGGTCTGCCGGCCCCCGGTGGTGGTCCTCGACGAACCCACCACGGGCCTGGATCCGCGTGGGCGACTGGACATGTGGCGCGTCATCGGCGAACTCGTCGACGACGGCACCACCGTCCTGCTCACCACCCAGTACCTGGAAGAGGCCGACCTGCTGGCCGACCGCATCACCGTCATCGACCGCGGGCGCGTCATCGCCCGCGGTTCGGCCGACGAACTCAAGACCTCCATCGGCGGCGACAAGCTCACCGTCACCCTTGCCGCCGGACAGCATCCCGCGCCCGCCCGGCGGGTGCTGGCCGGGGTCGGCATCGGCGAACCCGTCTTCGATGAGGCCACCGACACGCTGACCGTCGTGGTCGGCGACGGCACCCGAACGATGGTCGAGGCGCTGCGCCGCCTCGACGACGCCGGGGTGTGCGTGCTCGACGCGACCGTGCACCGGCCCAGCCTCGACGACGTATTCCTGTCCCTCACCGGCAAATCCGCCGAACCCAGAGCCGACCTGCCCGTCCCCGAGTCCGTCCAAGAGGAGATCCTGTCGTGA
- a CDS encoding amino acid adenylation domain-containing protein, with translation MFEAAANLNRAAIAVRSAGTRISYDALDRWTNRLARVLIGYGVGPETLVAMGIPRSAESVAVTLAIAKAGAAFVPVDPGYPEQRISHMLLDSGAAVGITLSTHRERMPEGANWTVLDAPSFRRRVLAASDAPIRDSERTSTLRRDHPAYVIYTSGSTGIPKGVVVTHGGLSNFAAETAQRFDVGPGCRVLHFATPSFDAAMLDTLFALGGAATLVITPPGVVGGEGLGRVFVEEGITHAFITTSALGTVDPTGVTALRHVLVGGEALPPDLVTRWASGRRLYNVYGPTETTIVTLMSQPLTPGGQISIGGPIRGVGATVLDARLHPAPAGVTGELHLAGVALARGYLRRPGLTAQRFVANPFGKPGTRMYRTGDLVRWLERDGRAQDLEYVGRTDYQVKIRGFRIELGEIDAALAKHPAVEFATTIGHRTAAGSTALVAYVKPRTGTAPTTAELTAHVAELVPNYMVPQSIMLLDRVPLSPVGKLDRKALPEPVFAAREGYRAPSGPIEEALCAAFAEVLGIESDRRVGADDGFFELGGNSLLATKVVAHVRAAGIDLPVQAMFGESTPAAIAARLTAADGDVGAALTAALGPVLPLRPSPDSTVPPLFCIHPAIGLSWCFAGLLAQLPPERPVYGLQAPHVSGENSHRSIGEAAKYYVAHMKSVQPHGPYQVLGWSLGGLIAHEVAVQLQEGGDEVALLGMMDSYQLSDELLEQAVPSVASIIAEFGSDLLAGDADLDPRMTLQEAAELLRGRAGPFAALTIEHLERLYTGYENGAAQAHGFAPRVFDGDLLFFTAADDEINRADPQRCAAAWQPYVTGAVHDQLVRCTHAGMTTPESLAVIGPVLRDQLAAIEARREGTR, from the coding sequence GTGTTCGAGGCCGCCGCCAACCTGAACCGGGCCGCCATCGCGGTCCGCTCGGCCGGCACCCGGATCTCCTACGACGCCCTCGACCGCTGGACCAACCGGCTCGCCCGGGTGCTCATCGGCTACGGCGTCGGACCCGAAACCCTGGTCGCCATGGGCATTCCGCGCTCGGCCGAATCGGTGGCGGTCACGCTCGCCATCGCCAAGGCCGGCGCCGCCTTCGTGCCCGTCGACCCCGGCTACCCGGAACAGCGCATCAGCCACATGCTGCTGGATTCCGGTGCGGCCGTGGGCATCACGCTGTCCACCCATCGCGAGCGCATGCCCGAGGGGGCCAACTGGACCGTGCTGGACGCGCCGTCGTTCCGGCGTCGCGTGCTGGCCGCCTCCGACGCCCCGATCCGCGACAGCGAACGCACCTCCACGCTGCGTAGGGACCACCCGGCCTACGTCATCTACACCTCCGGGTCCACGGGCATCCCGAAGGGCGTCGTCGTCACCCACGGCGGTCTGTCCAACTTCGCCGCCGAGACCGCCCAGCGGTTCGACGTCGGGCCCGGCTGCCGCGTCCTGCACTTCGCCACACCGAGTTTCGACGCGGCCATGCTCGACACGCTGTTCGCGCTCGGCGGGGCGGCGACGCTCGTCATCACTCCGCCCGGCGTGGTCGGCGGCGAGGGGCTGGGGCGGGTGTTCGTCGAGGAGGGCATCACCCATGCCTTCATCACCACCTCGGCGCTGGGCACCGTCGACCCGACCGGCGTGACCGCGCTGCGGCACGTGCTGGTCGGCGGTGAGGCGCTGCCGCCGGATCTGGTCACCCGGTGGGCTTCCGGCCGCAGGCTCTACAACGTGTACGGGCCCACCGAAACCACCATCGTGACGCTGATGTCGCAGCCCCTGACGCCCGGCGGGCAGATCTCCATCGGCGGACCCATCCGCGGTGTCGGCGCGACCGTCCTGGACGCCCGCCTGCACCCGGCGCCCGCCGGGGTCACCGGTGAACTGCACCTCGCGGGCGTGGCCCTGGCCCGCGGCTACCTGCGCCGCCCGGGCCTGACCGCGCAACGGTTCGTGGCCAACCCGTTCGGCAAGCCCGGCACCCGCATGTACCGCACCGGCGACCTGGTCCGGTGGCTCGAACGCGACGGCCGCGCCCAGGATCTGGAATACGTGGGCCGCACCGACTACCAGGTCAAGATTCGCGGCTTCCGCATCGAACTCGGCGAGATCGACGCGGCGCTGGCCAAACACCCTGCGGTGGAGTTCGCGACCACCATCGGGCACCGCACCGCGGCCGGCTCCACCGCGCTGGTGGCCTACGTGAAGCCGCGCACCGGAACCGCGCCCACCACCGCCGAACTCACCGCGCACGTGGCCGAACTGGTGCCCAACTACATGGTGCCGCAGTCGATCATGCTGCTGGACCGGGTGCCGCTGTCGCCGGTCGGCAAGCTGGACCGCAAGGCGCTGCCGGAACCGGTGTTCGCGGCCCGCGAGGGCTACCGGGCGCCGTCCGGGCCGATCGAGGAGGCGCTGTGCGCGGCCTTCGCCGAGGTGCTGGGCATCGAGTCCGACCGTCGGGTCGGCGCCGACGACGGGTTCTTCGAACTCGGCGGGAACTCGCTGCTCGCCACCAAGGTGGTGGCGCACGTGCGGGCCGCCGGCATCGACCTGCCCGTGCAGGCCATGTTCGGCGAATCCACTCCGGCCGCCATCGCCGCGCGCCTGACCGCCGCCGACGGCGACGTCGGGGCCGCGCTGACCGCCGCCCTGGGCCCGGTGCTGCCGCTGCGTCCGAGCCCGGATTCGACGGTGCCGCCGCTGTTCTGCATCCACCCGGCGATCGGCCTGTCCTGGTGCTTCGCCGGACTGCTGGCGCAGCTGCCGCCCGAACGGCCGGTGTACGGCCTGCAGGCGCCGCACGTCTCCGGTGAGAACAGTCACCGTTCGATCGGTGAGGCCGCGAAATACTATGTGGCGCACATGAAGTCGGTGCAGCCACACGGACCCTACCAGGTGCTGGGCTGGTCGCTGGGCGGGCTCATCGCCCACGAGGTGGCCGTGCAGCTGCAGGAGGGCGGCGACGAGGTCGCGCTGCTGGGCATGATGGACAGCTACCAGCTCTCGGATGAATTGCTCGAGCAGGCGGTGCCGTCGGTGGCGTCCATCATCGCCGAATTCGGATCCGACCTGCTCGCCGGCGACGCCGACCTCGATCCGCGGATGACGCTGCAGGAGGCGGCCGAACTGCTGCGCGGCCGCGCCGGGCCGTTCGCGGCGCTCACCATCGAACACTTGGAACGGCTCTACACCGGATACGAGAACGGTGCGGCACAGGCGCACGGCTTCGCACCCCGCGTCTTCGACGGCGACCTGCTGTTCTTCACCGCCGCCGACGACGAGATCAACCGGGCCGACCCGCAGCGGTGTGCCGCGGCCTGGCAGCCCTACGTCACCGGCGCGGTGCACGACCAGCTGGTGCGCTGCACGCACGCCGGCATGACCACGCCCGAATCCCTCGCCGTCATCGGGCCGGTGTTGCGGGATCAGCTGGCGGCCATCGAAGCCCGGCGGGAGGGGACGCGATGA